Proteins encoded together in one Bacteroides ovatus window:
- a CDS encoding Crp/Fnr family transcriptional regulator has protein sequence MENIIRKIRQIYPVSDEALQALQANMELRYYPKDTRIVQAGVTDRLVYFIEEGIARSVFHHNGEDTTTWFSQEGDVTFGMDSLYYQQPSVESVETLSDCKIYVIHIDKLNALYETYIDIANWGRILHQNVNKELSHMFVERLQLSPKERYEQFNRRYPGLINRVKLKYVAAFLGISIYTLSRVRAKK, from the coding sequence ATGGAAAATATCATTCGTAAAATCAGGCAAATCTATCCGGTTTCCGACGAAGCACTTCAAGCGCTTCAGGCGAATATGGAATTAAGGTATTATCCCAAAGATACCCGTATCGTTCAGGCAGGCGTCACAGACCGCCTGGTATATTTCATTGAAGAGGGCATCGCCCGTTCCGTATTCCACCACAACGGAGAGGACACCACTACGTGGTTCAGTCAGGAGGGCGACGTCACGTTCGGCATGGATTCGCTCTACTATCAGCAACCATCGGTAGAAAGCGTTGAAACGCTTTCCGATTGCAAAATCTACGTCATCCACATCGACAAGCTGAATGCCCTCTACGAAACATATATCGACATAGCCAACTGGGGAAGAATCCTGCATCAGAATGTGAATAAGGAGCTTAGCCACATGTTTGTGGAGCGCCTCCAACTTTCGCCCAAAGAACGCTACGAACAGTTCAACCGTCGCTATCCCGGATTAATAAACCGAGTGAAGCTGAAATATGTGGCTGCTTTTCTGGGCATTTCCATCTATACCCTTAGTCGGGTACGTGCTAAAAAATAG
- a CDS encoding GNAT family N-acetyltransferase has translation MNKIRQVNLSDIPALQELYQHTVLTVNRKDYTAEEVADWASCGDDTSHWNELFEEQHYVVAENEEGVIVGFGSVNDDGYMHTLFVHKDFQHQGVATSLYKHLEAYARERGAKRLTSEVSITAKPFFEKQGFQVDEEQKRKANQMCLTNYKMSKQLC, from the coding sequence ATGAATAAAATCCGCCAAGTAAACCTGTCTGATATTCCAGCACTGCAAGAGCTATATCAGCATACAGTTCTGACTGTGAACCGAAAAGATTATACAGCCGAAGAAGTAGCAGATTGGGCTTCGTGCGGAGACGATACGTCACACTGGAATGAGCTTTTCGAAGAACAACATTATGTGGTTGCAGAAAATGAAGAAGGCGTGATTGTAGGCTTTGGCTCTGTAAACGATGACGGATATATGCACACGCTGTTCGTTCACAAGGACTTTCAGCATCAAGGTGTCGCAACATCTTTGTATAAGCATCTCGAAGCATATGCACGAGAAAGAGGTGCGAAAAGATTAACATCGGAAGTTAGCATCACGGCAAAACCATTTTTTGAAAAACAAGGTTTTCAGGTCGATGAAGAGCAAAAGCGGAAAGCTAATCAAATGTGTCTCACCAATTATAAGATGAGCAAGCAGCTCTGTTAA
- a CDS encoding acyltransferase family protein, with amino-acid sequence MSNISASAFSDTKAHYDLLDGLRGVAALMVIWYHVFEGFAFASNSAIETLNHGYLAVDFFFILSGFVIGYAYDDRWGKSLTMKDFFKRRLIRLHPMVIMGAVLGAITFCIQGSVQWDGTHIAISMIMLSLLCTIFFIPAMPGVGYEVRGNGEMFPLNGPCWSLFFEYIGNILYALFIRRLSNKALTVFVVLLGVALAAFAVFNVSTYGNIGVGWTLDGVNFLGGSLRMLFPFSLGMLMSRNFKPMKVKGAFWICTIALIALFSVPYLEGLEPLCMNGVYEAFCVIVAFPIILWIGASGTTTDKQSTKICKFLGDISYPVYVIHYPLMYLFYAWLIENQLYTLGETWHVALCVFILSIILAYLCLKLYDEPIRKYLAKRFLSKK; translated from the coding sequence ATGTCGAACATTTCTGCTTCAGCTTTTTCAGACACCAAGGCGCATTATGATCTTCTTGACGGACTTCGCGGTGTGGCGGCTCTTATGGTGATATGGTATCACGTATTCGAGGGCTTCGCTTTTGCCAGTAATAGCGCTATTGAAACTCTGAATCACGGATATTTAGCCGTGGATTTCTTTTTTATCCTTTCGGGTTTTGTGATCGGTTATGCTTACGACGACCGTTGGGGTAAAAGTCTCACCATGAAAGATTTCTTTAAACGCCGATTGATACGTCTTCATCCGATGGTCATTATGGGTGCCGTTCTCGGTGCTATCACGTTCTGTATTCAGGGGAGTGTGCAATGGGACGGGACGCACATAGCTATCTCCATGATAATGTTGTCTCTGCTTTGTACGATCTTCTTCATTCCTGCCATGCCGGGTGTTGGGTACGAAGTTCGTGGCAACGGTGAGATGTTTCCGTTGAATGGTCCTTGCTGGTCATTGTTTTTTGAGTATATCGGCAATATCCTGTATGCGTTGTTCATTCGCCGCTTGTCCAACAAGGCACTGACGGTGTTTGTGGTGTTGCTGGGCGTAGCGTTGGCGGCGTTTGCTGTTTTTAATGTCTCCACTTATGGAAACATAGGAGTGGGCTGGACGCTGGATGGGGTTAACTTTTTGGGCGGTTCCTTGCGTATGCTTTTCCCTTTTTCGTTGGGTATGCTTATGTCGCGCAATTTCAAGCCTATGAAGGTGAAAGGTGCATTTTGGATATGTACTATTGCGCTGATTGCCCTGTTCTCTGTTCCTTATCTGGAAGGGTTGGAGCCGCTTTGCATGAATGGTGTTTATGAAGCGTTTTGCGTGATTGTGGCTTTCCCTATCATTCTGTGGATAGGAGCGTCGGGCACCACCACGGACAAGCAATCGACAAAGATATGTAAGTTTTTGGGAGATATATCTTATCCGGTTTATGTGATACATTATCCGTTGATGTATCTGTTCTATGCATGGCTGATTGAGAATCAACTCTACACGTTAGGTGAAACCTGGCACGTAGCTTTGTGTGTCTTTATTTTGAGTATTATTCTTGCTTATCTGTGTTTGAAGCTGTATGATGAACCAATACGTAAATATTTGGCTAAACGTTTCTTGAGTAAGAAATGA
- a CDS encoding chloramphenicol acetyltransferase — translation MNQIEKIIDIATWNRREHYEHFSAFDDPFFGVTVQVDCTRAYQEAKTKGISFSLLVLHRITTAAAAVEEFRYRIEGDKVVCYDSLLPEATVGRDDHTFSFAAFEYDPDELVFIRRAKAEMERLQVTTGLNKGGTFHPNAIHYSAVPWLSFTDMKHPTNMRSGDSVPKISTGKYFRDGERLMMPVSVTCHHGLMDGYHVAQFIEKLHL, via the coding sequence ATGAATCAGATAGAGAAGATCATCGATATTGCTACTTGGAACAGAAGAGAACATTACGAACATTTCAGTGCTTTTGACGATCCGTTTTTCGGAGTGACCGTTCAGGTAGACTGTACGCGCGCATATCAGGAAGCCAAAACCAAAGGCATATCCTTTTCCCTGTTAGTCCTCCACCGGATAACGACTGCCGCTGCTGCGGTAGAAGAATTCCGTTATCGCATCGAAGGCGATAAGGTGGTGTGCTATGACAGCCTTCTGCCCGAAGCCACCGTAGGCCGTGACGACCATACCTTTTCTTTTGCCGCCTTTGAATACGATCCGGACGAACTCGTTTTTATCCGTCGGGCAAAGGCAGAAATGGAACGTTTGCAAGTCACTACGGGACTCAACAAAGGAGGCACTTTCCATCCCAATGCCATTCATTATTCGGCAGTGCCGTGGCTCTCATTCACCGACATGAAGCACCCCACCAATATGCGTTCGGGCGACAGTGTTCCCAAAATCTCCACCGGAAAGTACTTCCGTGATGGAGAAAGACTGATGATGCCCGTTTCCGTAACCTGCCATCATGGGTTGATGGACGGCTATCATGTGGCACAGTTTATTGAGAAGCTCCATTTGTAA
- the atpD gene encoding F0F1 ATP synthase subunit beta yields the protein MSQIIGHISQVIGPVVDVYFEGTDAELVLPSIHDALEIKRPNGKILVVEVQQHIGENTVRTVAMDSTDGLQRGMKVYPTGGPITMPIGEQIKGRLMNVVGDSIDGMKGLDRKGAYSIHRDPPKFEDLTTVQEVLFTGIKVIDLLEPYAKGGKIGLFGGAGVGKTVLIQELINNIAKKHNGFSVFAGVGERTREGNDLLREMIESGVIRYGEAFKEGMEKGHWDLSKVDYNELEKSQVSLIFGQMNEPPGARASVALSGLTVAESFRDAGKEGEKRDILFFIDNIFRFTQAGSEVSALLGRMPSAVGYQPTLATEMGAMQERITSTRKGSITSVQAVYVPADDLTDPAPATTFSHLDATTVLDRKITELGIYPAVDPLASTSRILDPHIVGQEHYDVAQQVKQILQRNKELQDIISILGMEELSEEDKMVVNRARRVQRFLSQPFAVAEQFTGVPGVMVGIEDTIKGFKMILEGEVDYLPEQAFLNVGTIEEAIEKGKKLLEQAAKK from the coding sequence ATGTCACAGATTATCGGACATATCTCGCAGGTGATCGGCCCTGTGGTCGATGTGTACTTTGAGGGTACGGATGCAGAATTGGTGCTGCCAAGCATCCACGACGCACTGGAGATAAAGAGGCCAAACGGCAAAATACTGGTTGTAGAAGTTCAGCAACATATCGGCGAAAATACGGTGCGTACCGTAGCGATGGACAGTACTGACGGACTTCAGAGAGGCATGAAAGTGTATCCCACCGGAGGCCCGATCACGATGCCGATTGGCGAACAGATTAAAGGACGACTGATGAACGTAGTCGGTGATTCGATCGACGGTATGAAAGGACTCGACCGCAAAGGTGCATATTCCATTCATCGCGACCCCCCTAAGTTTGAGGATTTGACTACTGTGCAAGAGGTGCTCTTCACAGGTATCAAAGTGATCGACCTGCTCGAACCGTATGCCAAAGGTGGTAAAATCGGTTTGTTCGGCGGTGCCGGTGTAGGAAAGACTGTATTGATTCAGGAACTTATCAATAATATCGCCAAGAAACATAATGGATTCTCTGTATTTGCCGGAGTAGGTGAACGTACCCGTGAAGGTAACGACTTGCTGCGCGAAATGATTGAATCCGGTGTAATCCGTTACGGCGAAGCATTCAAAGAAGGAATGGAGAAAGGTCACTGGGATCTTTCGAAAGTGGATTATAACGAACTGGAGAAATCGCAAGTGTCTCTGATTTTCGGTCAGATGAACGAGCCTCCGGGCGCACGTGCCTCTGTGGCATTGTCCGGACTGACGGTGGCGGAATCTTTCCGCGACGCAGGAAAAGAAGGTGAGAAACGCGATATTCTGTTCTTTATTGATAATATCTTCCGTTTCACGCAAGCAGGTTCAGAAGTGTCCGCCCTTTTGGGACGTATGCCCTCCGCTGTTGGTTACCAGCCCACGTTGGCTACGGAAATGGGTGCGATGCAGGAACGTATCACGTCTACCCGCAAAGGTTCTATCACCTCCGTACAGGCGGTGTATGTGCCTGCCGATGACTTGACCGACCCGGCTCCTGCAACAACTTTCAGCCACTTGGACGCAACTACCGTGCTCGACCGTAAGATTACGGAGCTGGGTATTTATCCGGCGGTAGACCCGTTGGCTTCTACGTCACGTATCCTCGACCCGCACATTGTTGGCCAGGAACACTACGACGTAGCGCAGCAAGTGAAACAAATTCTGCAACGTAACAAGGAATTACAAGATATTATCTCCATCCTCGGTATGGAAGAACTCTCGGAAGAAGACAAGATGGTAGTGAACCGCGCCCGCCGTGTGCAGCGTTTCCTTTCACAACCGTTTGCCGTGGCTGAACAGTTTACGGGCGTTCCGGGTGTGATGGTGGGTATTGAAGACACCATCAAGGGATTCAAGATGATTCTGGAAGGAGAAGTGGATTATCTTCCCGAACAGGCTTTCTTGAATGTCGGAACCATTGAGGAGGCAATAGAGAAAGGTAAGAAATTGCTGGAACAGGCAGCAAAAAAATAA
- a CDS encoding acyloxyacyl hydrolase: protein MRVKIPRWEIAVICSALLFPGTSLSAQEVGQEEKEVKEMRQDVEQLQQDVRQLREEVRRLQEEIHGFRHNSFPQCGADTVAPYVPHHFIHRLGIEARPQYVFPTNPFLQGENERWKPIQSSFAAHLKYSFKFRPNTCADRIYGGAYQGFGLAFTTFGDKKQLGDPMTFYVFQGARIARFNPRLSLNYEWNFGISAGWKPYDNDYNSYNGAVGSRVNAYLNAGIYLNWSLSRYFDFIIGGDFTHFSNGNTKFPNAGVNTTGAKIGLVYNFNREEADLTKSLVHPYVPRFPRHVSYDLVLFGSWRRKGVYVGEKQIASPGSYPVAGFNFAPMYNLNYKLRFGVSLDGVYDGSANVYTEDALVEYDAGSGSSRRKFLVPGIQNQLALGLSGRAEYVMPFFTIGVGLGTNVLGRGDLRGLYQVFALKINVTRSSFLHIGYNLQDFQTPNYLMLGLGFRFNNKYPKVRH from the coding sequence ATGAGAGTAAAGATACCCAGATGGGAAATCGCCGTAATCTGTTCCGCTTTGCTTTTCCCCGGCACTTCGCTTAGTGCGCAGGAGGTAGGGCAGGAAGAGAAAGAGGTGAAGGAAATGCGGCAAGACGTAGAACAGCTCCAGCAGGACGTCCGCCAACTTCGTGAAGAAGTGCGGAGATTGCAGGAAGAAATTCATGGCTTCCGGCACAACAGCTTCCCGCAATGCGGAGCCGACACTGTAGCTCCCTACGTTCCCCACCATTTCATTCACCGGTTGGGGATAGAGGCGCGGCCGCAATACGTGTTCCCCACCAATCCTTTCCTGCAAGGCGAGAACGAACGGTGGAAACCCATCCAGAGTTCATTTGCCGCTCATCTGAAATACTCTTTCAAGTTTCGTCCCAACACCTGTGCCGACCGCATCTATGGCGGAGCTTATCAAGGTTTCGGCTTGGCTTTCACCACCTTTGGCGACAAAAAGCAACTGGGTGATCCGATGACGTTCTATGTCTTTCAAGGTGCACGCATTGCCCGTTTCAATCCCCGCCTTTCGCTCAATTACGAGTGGAATTTCGGTATTTCTGCCGGATGGAAACCTTATGACAACGATTACAACTCCTACAACGGAGCCGTAGGCTCACGGGTGAATGCCTACCTCAATGCGGGTATCTACCTTAACTGGTCGCTTTCCCGTTATTTCGACTTTATCATCGGCGGAGACTTCACGCATTTCTCCAACGGCAACACCAAGTTTCCCAATGCAGGTGTCAACACCACCGGAGCGAAAATCGGACTGGTGTACAACTTCAACCGGGAAGAAGCCGACCTCACTAAATCATTGGTTCATCCCTACGTTCCCCGTTTTCCGCGACACGTCAGTTATGACCTTGTGTTGTTCGGCTCGTGGCGTCGCAAAGGCGTCTATGTGGGCGAGAAACAGATTGCATCACCGGGCAGCTATCCCGTAGCGGGGTTCAACTTTGCTCCGATGTACAATCTCAACTATAAGCTGCGCTTTGGAGTTTCGCTGGATGGTGTCTATGACGGTAGTGCCAATGTGTACACCGAAGATGCGCTGGTGGAGTACGATGCAGGCAGTGGTTCCTCTCGTCGTAAATTTCTCGTGCCGGGCATTCAGAATCAGCTTGCGCTCGGACTTTCCGGACGGGCAGAATACGTGATGCCGTTTTTTACCATCGGTGTCGGCTTGGGAACGAATGTACTGGGGCGTGGCGATTTGCGCGGACTGTATCAGGTCTTTGCGTTGAAGATCAACGTCACCCGGAGTTCATTCCTTCACATCGGCTACAATCTTCAGGATTTCCAGACCCCTAATTATCTGATGCTCGGTCTTGGTTTCCGTTTTAATAATAAATATCCTAAAGTACGTCATTAA
- the purT gene encoding formate-dependent phosphoribosylglycinamide formyltransferase has translation MKKILLLGSGELGKEFVISAQRKGQHIIACDSYAGAPAMQVADEFEVFDMLNGEELERVVKKHHPDIIVPEIEAIRTERLYDFEKEGIQVVPSARAVNFTMNRKAIRDLAAQELGLKTAKYFYAKTLEELKEAADKIGFPCVVKPLMSSSGKGQSLVKSADELEHAWEYGCSGSRGDIRELIIEEFIKFDSEITLLTVTQKNGPTLFCPPIGHVQKGGDYRESFQPAHIDPAHLKEAEEMAEKVTRALTGAGLWGVEFFLSHDNGVYFSELSPRPHDTGMVTLAGTQNLNEFELHLRAVLGLPIPGIKQERIGASAVILSPIASQERPQYRGLEEVTKEEDTYLRIFGKPFTRVNRRMGVVLCYAPLDSDLDALRDKAKRIAEKVEVH, from the coding sequence ATGAAGAAAATACTGTTACTCGGTTCTGGCGAACTAGGAAAAGAATTTGTAATTTCAGCTCAACGTAAAGGCCAGCACATCATTGCTTGCGACTCCTATGCAGGAGCACCGGCTATGCAAGTGGCCGATGAATTTGAAGTATTCGACATGCTGAACGGTGAAGAGCTGGAACGCGTGGTGAAGAAACACCACCCGGACATTATCGTTCCGGAGATTGAAGCAATCCGTACAGAACGTTTATACGACTTCGAAAAAGAAGGCATTCAGGTAGTTCCCAGCGCTCGTGCTGTGAACTTCACCATGAACCGTAAAGCCATTCGCGACCTTGCCGCCCAAGAACTCGGACTGAAAACAGCCAAATACTTCTATGCCAAAACCCTGGAAGAACTGAAAGAAGCTGCCGACAAAATAGGTTTCCCTTGTGTCGTTAAACCGTTGATGTCTTCTTCCGGCAAAGGACAATCGCTCGTGAAGAGTGCCGACGAACTCGAACACGCCTGGGAATACGGATGCAGTGGCAGCCGTGGCGATATTCGCGAACTTATCATTGAAGAATTCATCAAGTTCGACAGCGAAATCACCCTGCTCACCGTTACCCAAAAAAACGGCCCTACCCTCTTCTGCCCTCCCATCGGACACGTGCAGAAAGGTGGCGACTACCGCGAAAGTTTCCAGCCTGCACACATTGATCCCGCCCATTTGAAAGAAGCGGAAGAGATGGCGGAGAAAGTAACCCGTGCCCTCACAGGTGCAGGACTTTGGGGAGTTGAGTTCTTCCTAAGCCATGATAATGGAGTCTATTTCTCCGAACTCTCTCCTCGTCCGCATGACACAGGTATGGTGACACTGGCGGGCACACAAAACCTGAATGAATTTGAATTGCATCTGCGTGCCGTACTCGGTCTGCCCATTCCCGGCATCAAACAAGAACGGATAGGCGCAAGCGCTGTGATCCTTTCCCCGATTGCCAGCCAGGAACGTCCTCAATATCGCGGACTAGAAGAAGTGACCAAAGAAGAAGATACTTATCTCCGCATTTTCGGCAAACCGTTTACACGTGTCAACCGCCGTATGGGTGTGGTACTTTGTTATGCTCCGCTTGATTCTGATTTGGATGCGTTGCGCGACAAGGCTAAGAGAATTGCAGAGAAAGTAGAAGTTCATTAA